A DNA window from Salvelinus sp. IW2-2015 unplaced genomic scaffold, ASM291031v2 Un_scaffold932, whole genome shotgun sequence contains the following coding sequences:
- the LOC112069207 gene encoding amphoterin-induced protein 3-like, whose translation MFWSQGVAAPLVLVLNPLFLVLLLQQQVAEAEVWAEDEVWAEAKIGADAGVGVWADAGVGAEAGAEATVGVWVDAGVGAEAKVGAEAGVRGEAGVGGEAGVGGEAGVGGEAGVGGEAGVGGEAGVGGGVGAGAGAGVGAKAGVGAGVGADSGVGAGVRAKAEVVAEAEAVTEAGVGVGAEAGVGDEAGPGADASFGTCLAGVGASEAGDVAEVGASEAEDEVSSCPKGCLCCSDILSCADQGLKALPSELHAYITTLDLNHNHLTELKEGSFATLPRLESLRLAHNRLKCLEAGTFRNSSSLRQLDLSSNQLDKVEVHYFLELTGLEELLLFNNRIVRVESKALAELGNLRKAYISHNHLTDFPFFSIQEDSHPFLATMDLSSNSMSKLPLVDIETLPAALQSGLFLHNNTLICECEMYNMFRRWELKGFTSIRDFREEYTCLVYGERKASVKFFQHRRFFELNLNCSSAVAGVVREPEGSLLVYEGDGVVLDCHTTLRGQHLTYLWVSPHHGAGAPPENNGTLRMHANGSLEIVSAQAEDSGVYWCKVFDTVKRNESWEVNVTVLMRHDEAEPFNTGFTTLIGCVTTLVLVLMYLYLTPCHCWCCKQPPPPGTPSQANDQCSAQSSILTSPPPTTTEGPGRKMCQSTFTITDQTPRLGAWNNLPSPR comes from the coding sequence ATGTTCTGGTCTCAGGGTGTAGCTGCCCCTCTGGTGCTGGTGTTGAATCCTCTGTTCCTAGTGTTGCTGCTGCAACAGCAGGTAGCTGAGGCTGAGGTCTGGGCTGAGGATGAGGTCTGGGCTGAGGCCAAGATAGGGGCTGATGCTGGGGTTGGGGTCTGGGCTGATgctggggttggggctgaggCCGGGGCTGAGGCCACCGTTGGGGTCTGGGTTGATGCTGGAGTTGGGGCTGAGGCCAAGGtcggggctgaggctggggtcaGGGGCGAGGCTGGGGTCGGGGGTGAGGCTGGGGTCGGGGGTGAGGCTGGGGTCGGGGGTGAGGCTGGGGTCGGGGGTGAGGCTGGGGTCGGGGGTGAAGCTGGGGTCGGGGGTGGGGTCGGGGCTGGGGCCGGGGCTGGGGTTGGGGCTAaggctggggttggggctggggtcGGGGCTGATTCTGGGGTCGGGGCTGGGGTCAGGGCTAAGGCTGAGGTCGTAGCTGAGGCTGAGGCTGTGACTGAGGCTGGGGTCGGGGTTGGGGCTGAAGCTGGGGTCGGGGATGAGGCCGGACCTGGGGCTGATGCCAGTTTTGGGACTTGTTTAGCTGGGGTCGGGGCTAGTGAGGCCGGGGATGTGGCTGAGGTCGGGGCTAGTGAGGCTGAGGACGAGGTCAGCAGCTGTCCCAAGGGATGCCTGTGTTGCTCCGACATCCTCAGCTGCGCCGACCAGGGTCTGAAGGCGCTGCCCTCCGAGCTGCACGCATACATCACCACCCTAGACCTCAACCACAACCACCTGACTGAGTTGAAGGAGGGAAGCTTTGCCACACTGCCCCGTCTGGAGTCCCTCCGCCTAGCTCACAACCGGCTGAAATGCCTCGAGGCCGGAACCTTCCGGAACAGCAGCTCGCTACGGCAACTGGACCTGTCGTCCAATCAGCTAGACAAAGTGGAGGTGCACTACTTCCTGGAGCTGACAGGATTGGAGGAGCTGCTGCTCTTCAACAACCGCATCGTTCGGGTGGAGAGCAAGGCCCTGGCTGAGCTCGGAAACCTGCGCAAGGCCTACATCAGCCACAACCACCTCACGGACTTCCCATTCTTCTCCATCCAGGAGGACAGCCACCCCTTCCTGGCCACTATGGACCTGTCCTCCAACAGCATGTCCAAACTCCCCTTGGTGGACATCGAGACCCTGCCGGCGGCCTTGCAGAGCGGACTCTTCCTCCATAACAACACCCTGATCTGCGAGTGCGAAATGTACAACATGTTCCGGCGCTGGGAACTGAAGGGATTCACCTCCATCAGGGATTTTCGTGAGGAGTACACCTGCCTGGTGTATGGGGAACGCAAGGCCTCCGTTAAGTTTTTCCAGCACAGACGCTTCTTTGAACTGAACTTAAACTGCAGTTCGGCGGTGGCTGGAGTTGTCAGGGAGCCTGAGGGCAGCCTGCTGGTGTACGAAGGAGACGGCGTGGTTCTGGACTGTCACACCACGCTCAGAGGACAGCACCTGACCTACCTGTGGGTGTCGCCTCACCATGGAGCCGGAGCTCCGCCGGAGAACAACGGCACTCTCCGCATGCACGCCAACGGCAGCCTGGAGATCGTATCAGCGCAGGCTGAAGACTCCGGTGTGTACTGGTGCAAGGTCTTTGACACAGTCAAGAGGAACGAGTCATGGGAGGTCAACGTGACAGTGTTGATGCGGCACGACGAGGCCGAGCCCTTCAACACGGGGTTTACGACCCTCATAGGGTGCGTGACGACCCTCGTCCTGGTCCTCATGTACCTCTACCTGACCCCCTGCCACTGTTGGTGCTGCAAGCAGCCCCCGCCGCCGGGTACCCCCAGCCAAGCCAACGACCAGTGCAGCGCCCAGTCCTCGATCCTGAcctcccccccacccaccaccactgaGGGCCCAGGCCGCAAG